One Coleofasciculus sp. FACHB-1120 genomic region harbors:
- a CDS encoding halocarboxylic acid dehydrogenase DehI family protein, whose product MIEPSHAPAEIQACLSDIQDTLGIPWTPENWRAYAMYPSVMQLFWERLKPATQTESFLEDAIAITERIYRDTSDWYQPGYQIDIDEAQRHQIQRVLNAFTFGNPQLLIQQFALSRTLASEVVGQEGNAAARRGPNAYQRTEIKLIGEQSVREMSPQMQQVYRDIKQTLGVPIVNSDYQALARWSPLFLAAWQDIKLWRERPEYQLLKQDIVQRAENAASRLRPVVAIGEPEVRDRLDNPEDFERIQQTVEMFKDILPELIVQDALLYMGLANLPSVTKL is encoded by the coding sequence TTGATCGAACCATCCCACGCACCCGCTGAAATTCAAGCCTGTTTAAGCGATATTCAAGACACCTTGGGAATTCCCTGGACGCCTGAAAACTGGCGTGCTTATGCGATGTATCCATCAGTGATGCAGTTGTTTTGGGAGCGTCTCAAACCGGCGACGCAAACCGAATCTTTTTTGGAAGATGCGATCGCAATTACCGAGCGGATTTACCGCGATACCAGCGATTGGTATCAACCGGGCTATCAAATTGATATAGACGAAGCACAACGGCATCAGATCCAGAGAGTCCTGAATGCGTTCACCTTTGGCAATCCCCAATTGCTGATTCAGCAATTTGCCTTGAGCCGAACTCTAGCAAGCGAAGTAGTCGGTCAGGAGGGCAACGCCGCCGCCCGTCGCGGTCCCAATGCTTATCAGCGCACAGAAATCAAACTGATTGGCGAACAGTCTGTTCGGGAGATGTCGCCCCAAATGCAACAGGTATATCGAGACATCAAACAAACTCTGGGCGTACCGATTGTGAACTCCGACTACCAGGCATTAGCCCGATGGTCTCCGTTATTCCTGGCAGCATGGCAAGACATCAAGCTGTGGCGGGAGCGACCAGAATATCAGCTTCTCAAGCAGGATATTGTGCAAAGAGCAGAGAACGCTGCCAGTCGTCTGCGTCCGGTTGTTGCGATTGGTGAGCCAGAAGTGCGCGATCGCTTGGACAATCCCGAAGATTTTGAGCGGATTCAGCAGACGGTGGAAATGTTCAAGGATATCTTGCCGGAATTGATCGTACAGGATGCCCTACTTTACATGGGTCTGGCAAATCTACCATCCGTCACTAAACTTTGA